In Bradyrhizobium symbiodeficiens, the genomic stretch CAGCAGTACCTGCCGCCGGAGCGCGTCAACGGCATCATGGACGAGATCCGCGGCCCCGCGGGACGCAACATGTGGGAGAAGCTCTCCAACGTGCAGGAAGAGGTGCTCGCCAACTATCTCAAGAACGAATATCCGCAGACCATCGCGGTGGTGCTCTCGAAGCTGAAGCCGGAACACGCCGCGCGCGTGCTCGGCATCTTCCCCGAGGAGCTCGCGCTCGACGTCGTCAACCGCATGCTGAAGATGGAAGCGGTGCAGAAGGAGGTGATCGAGAGCGTGGAGAAAACGCTGCGCACCGAATTCATGTCCAACCTGTCGCAGACCCGCCGCCGCGACGCCCACGAGGTGATGGCCGAAATCTTCAACAATTTCGACCGCCAGACCGAAACCCGCTTCATCACCTCGCTGGAAGAGGACAACCGGGAATCGGCGGAGCGCATCAAGGCGCTGATGTTCACCTTCGACGACCTCGTGAAGCTGGATTCCGGCTCGGCCCAGACGTTGATGCGCAACGTCGACAAGGACAAGCTCGGCGTCGCGCTCAAGAGTGCCAACGAGGACGTCCGCAACTTCTTCTTCGGCAACATGTCCTCGCGCGCCGCCAAGATGCTCCAGGACGACATGGCCGCGATGGGCCCGGTCCGCCTGCGCGACGTCGACGAGGCGCAGGCGCTGCTGGTCAATCTCGCCAAGGATCTCGCCGCCAAGGGCGAGATCATGCTGACCAAGAACCGCGCCGACGACGAACTGGTGTATTGATGGCCGCTCCGGCAAAATTCCTGTTCGATACCGACTTCGCGGCGCCCGAGAGGACGACGCGGGAGAAGGCCGCGACCGCCGCGGAGATCGCCCAGCGGATCGCGGAAGCCGAGGCGCGCGCCTATCAGGACGGCTTTGCCGCCGGCCAGCAGGAGGCCAAGGCCGAGAGCGACCGTCGCGTCGCGCTGGCCATGGAAGAGATCAACATCGGCATCCGCGGCATCGCGTCCGGGATCGGCAACATCGAATCCAAGATGGAGACCGAGGCGGTCGACGTCGCAGTGGCGGTCGCGCGCAAGCTGTGCGCCGACCTGGTCGCCGCCGAGCCGCTTGGCGAGATCGTCGCACTGGTCAAGGACTGCTTCTCGCATCTGGTCGCGACGCCGCATCTGGTGGTCCGCATCAACGACGCGCTCTACGACAGCGCACGCGAGAAGATCGAGCGGCTCGCCAAGCAGAGCGGCTTCGAAGGACGGCTGGTGATCCTGGCCGAGCCGGAGATTGCGACCGGCGACTGCCGGATCGAATGGGCCGATGGCGGTGTCGTGCTGGAGCGCGGCGCCATCGCGGCCAAGATCGACGAAATGGTTGGACGCTATGTCGCGTCCCGCAGGGGGAGCTAAGCCATGAGCGACACCGACGGACAGGTCCCGCTGCCCGATCTCAACGGCCCGATGCCGCCGACCGGCACGGACGTCGGCTACAGCGAGGACGAATATGCGGCGCGTGCCGCCGCCGACCTCGAGGCGGTGTTCGACGTTCCCGTGCAGGTCTCGGCCGTGCTCGGCCGCTCGAAGATGGACGTCAGCGAGCTGTTGAAGCTCGGACCCGGCACCGTTCTCGAGCTCGACCGCCGCGTCGGCGAGGCCATCGACATCTACGTCAACAACAAGCTGGTCGCCCGCGGCGAAGTCGTCCTGGTGGAGGACAAGCTCGGCGTGACCATGACCGAAATCATCAAGACCGAACGCGGCTGATAGCGCGCGCGACCAGACGGACAGGAGACTGACATGCGGCTTCTCATCGTTGGCACATTGAAGGGCCAGCTCACCACCGCCACCAAGATCGCGATGGACAACGGCGCCACCGTGACCCATGCCGAGGATCACGATCAGGCGATGCGCGTGCTGCGCGGCGGCAAGGGCGCCGACCTCCTGCTGGTCGACGTCGCCCTCGACATCCGCGACCTCGTGATGCGGCTCGAGGCCGAGCACATCCACGCCCCGATCGTCGCCTGCGGCATCACCAACGACGCCCGCGCCGCTGTCGCCGCGATCCACGCCGGCGCCAAGGAATACATCCCGCTGCCGCCGGACCCCGAGCTGATCGCCGCGGTGCTGGCCGCGGTCGCCAACGATTCCCGCGAGCTGGTCTATCGCGACGAGGCGATGGCCAAGGTGATCAAGCTGGCGCAGCAGATCGCCGGCTCCGACGCCTCGGTGATGGTCACCGGCGAGTCCGGAACGGGCAAGGAAGTGCTGGCCCGCTACGTCCACACCCGCTCCGCCCGCGCCAAGCGTCCCTTCATCTCGATCAATTGCGCCGCGATCCCCGAGCATCTGCTCGAATCCGAGCTGTTCGGCCACGAGAAGGGTGCCTTCACCGGCGCGATCGCCCGCCGCATCGGCAAGTTCGAGGAAGCGACCGGCGGCACGCTGCTGCTCGACGAAATCTCGGAGATGGACGTCCGCCTGCAATCCAAGCTGCTCCGCGCCATCCAGGAGCGCGTGATCGATCGCGTCGGCGGCACCAAGCCCGTCCCCGTCGACATTCGCATCATCGCGACCTCGAACCGCAATCTGGTGGACGCCGTGCGCGAAGGCACGTTCCGCGAGGATTTGCTGTTCCGCCTCAACGTCGTGAACTTGAAGATCCCACCGCTGCGCGAGCGGCCCCTCGACATCCTCGAGCTGGCCCAGCACTTCGTGAAGAAATACGCCGAGGCCAACGGCGTGCCGGCGCGCCCGATCTCGGCGGAAGCGCGCCGCGTGCTCTCGGCCAACCGCTGGCAGGGCAACGTCCGCGAGCTCGAGAACACGATGCATCGCGCGGTGCTGATGGCGCAGGGCGACGAGATCGGCCCCGACGCCATCCTGACGCCGGACGGCGACCGCCTCGACCTCGCCAAGACCGTGCCGGCCGTGGCGCATGCCACGATGGCCGCCGAGCAGGTGACTCGGGCGCTGGTCGGCCGCACGGTCGCCGATGTCGAGCGCGACCTGATCCTGGAAACGCTGAAGCACTGCCTCGGCAACCGCACCCACGCCGCCAACATCCTTGGCATCTCGATCCGCACGCTGCGCAACAAGCTCAACGAATATTCCGACGGCGGCATCCCGATCACCCCGGCGGGAACGCCGGGCGAGTATCCGCGCATGCCGATGATGGGGGCCTGAGGGCAGCGCCCACGCTGCTTGAGATTGCGAATGCCCGGGCCGGTCCCGGGCATTTATTTGTGCACCCTCAGCGATGGTCTTGTAGCCCGGATGAGCGCAGCGACATGCGGGACACCCCTCCTTGTGGCATCCCGGATATCGCTTCGCTCATCCGGGCTACGGGAGCGAACACATGGCGGCACCGCATCCGGCGACTAGGTCGCGGCGACACCACGCCCTATAACCCCGCATGAAAACCACGCGAGGAACCACATGTCTCAAGCTCAAATCACGGACTGGCTGGCGTCGCAGAAGCAGGCGATGATCGATCTGCTGCGCGACGTCGTGAACATCGACTCCGGCTCCTATGACAAGGAAGGCGTCGATGCGGTCGGTGCGCGGTTCGAGCGGCATTTTGCCGAGCACGGCATTCCGTGCCGGCGCGAAGCCGACGCCACCTTCGGCGACGCCATCCATGCCGACGTCGCAAAGCCCGGGAGCAACGAGAAGCCGGTGCTGTTGATGGGACATCGCGACACCGTGTTCGGCAAGGGCGAAGCGGTGCGGCGCCCGTTCACGATCAAGGACGGCCGCGCCTATGGGCCTGGCGTCGCCGACATGAAGTCCGGAGTCGTGATGAACATCTTCGTCGCCACCGCCTTCCACAAATTCGGCGGCAACCCGCATCCGATCAAGCTGCTGATCACCTCGGACGAGGAGATCGGCTCGCCCTCCTCCCGGCCGGTGATCGAGCGCGAAGGCCGCTCGGCCCGCGCCGTGTTCAATTCCGAGCCGGGCCGCCCCACCGGCAACATCGTGACGGGGCGCAAGGGCGGCATCTTCATGCATCTCGCCATCACCGGCAAAGCCGCGCATTCCGGCGCCAATTTCGCCGCCGGCGTCAGCGCGATCGGCGAGCTCGCGCACAAGATCGTGCAGATCCACGCGCTCACCGATCTCGACAAGGGCATCACGCTCAATGTCGGCCTGGTCTCGGGCG encodes the following:
- the fliG gene encoding flagellar motor switch protein FliG, yielding MAGNLQNANSNDITNVISTLGQRAGSRAGQTEAVAGPKRAAILMLALGEQYGGKIWSMLDDDEVRQLSLEMSTLGTVEVDTVEDMLLEFVSRMSASGALMGNFDATERLLQQYLPPERVNGIMDEIRGPAGRNMWEKLSNVQEEVLANYLKNEYPQTIAVVLSKLKPEHAARVLGIFPEELALDVVNRMLKMEAVQKEVIESVEKTLRTEFMSNLSQTRRRDAHEVMAEIFNNFDRQTETRFITSLEEDNRESAERIKALMFTFDDLVKLDSGSAQTLMRNVDKDKLGVALKSANEDVRNFFFGNMSSRAAKMLQDDMAAMGPVRLRDVDEAQALLVNLAKDLAAKGEIMLTKNRADDELVY
- a CDS encoding FliH/SctL family protein, producing the protein MAAPAKFLFDTDFAAPERTTREKAATAAEIAQRIAEAEARAYQDGFAAGQQEAKAESDRRVALAMEEINIGIRGIASGIGNIESKMETEAVDVAVAVARKLCADLVAAEPLGEIVALVKDCFSHLVATPHLVVRINDALYDSAREKIERLAKQSGFEGRLVILAEPEIATGDCRIEWADGGVVLERGAIAAKIDEMVGRYVASRRGS
- the fliN gene encoding flagellar motor switch protein FliN; amino-acid sequence: MSDTDGQVPLPDLNGPMPPTGTDVGYSEDEYAARAAADLEAVFDVPVQVSAVLGRSKMDVSELLKLGPGTVLELDRRVGEAIDIYVNNKLVARGEVVLVEDKLGVTMTEIIKTERG
- a CDS encoding sigma-54 interaction domain-containing protein, with translation MRLLIVGTLKGQLTTATKIAMDNGATVTHAEDHDQAMRVLRGGKGADLLLVDVALDIRDLVMRLEAEHIHAPIVACGITNDARAAVAAIHAGAKEYIPLPPDPELIAAVLAAVANDSRELVYRDEAMAKVIKLAQQIAGSDASVMVTGESGTGKEVLARYVHTRSARAKRPFISINCAAIPEHLLESELFGHEKGAFTGAIARRIGKFEEATGGTLLLDEISEMDVRLQSKLLRAIQERVIDRVGGTKPVPVDIRIIATSNRNLVDAVREGTFREDLLFRLNVVNLKIPPLRERPLDILELAQHFVKKYAEANGVPARPISAEARRVLSANRWQGNVRELENTMHRAVLMAQGDEIGPDAILTPDGDRLDLAKTVPAVAHATMAAEQVTRALVGRTVADVERDLILETLKHCLGNRTHAANILGISIRTLRNKLNEYSDGGIPITPAGTPGEYPRMPMMGA
- a CDS encoding M20 family metallopeptidase — translated: MSQAQITDWLASQKQAMIDLLRDVVNIDSGSYDKEGVDAVGARFERHFAEHGIPCRREADATFGDAIHADVAKPGSNEKPVLLMGHRDTVFGKGEAVRRPFTIKDGRAYGPGVADMKSGVVMNIFVATAFHKFGGNPHPIKLLITSDEEIGSPSSRPVIEREGRSARAVFNSEPGRPTGNIVTGRKGGIFMHLAITGKAAHSGANFAAGVSAIGELAHKIVQIHALTDLDKGITLNVGLVSGGQSVNTTAPYAEGQIDLRYVDPADRARVMDAIQTIVATSFVPGTHATLTIKGEFVPVVQSADSKALFESYQAAARQAGLTTLQGEFSGGCADSGFTAAVGTPTICGLGPVGGLAHTPEEYLEIDSIVPRAQALALAILRG